One Thermus hydrothermalis genomic region harbors:
- a CDS encoding Uma2 family endonuclease, whose protein sequence is MIRHRLSLEEFQALLEKAPEGVRLELLDGEVYEMAPIGSEHAGLVTYLAKRLELYYGDRALVYVQNPLLLSPTSLPQPDLALLRPREDFYRTRLPQPEDVLLLVEVSPSTRELDEGVKLPLYAQAGIPEVWLVGTDTLEVHREPKGSRYRLRLLLELGEAVAPLLLGDPPFPFDPPRGTPPA, encoded by the coding sequence GTGATCCGGCACCGTTTGAGCCTCGAGGAGTTCCAAGCCCTTCTGGAAAAGGCTCCGGAAGGGGTGCGGTTGGAGCTTCTGGACGGCGAGGTGTACGAGATGGCCCCCATTGGTAGCGAACACGCCGGCTTGGTCACTTACCTAGCCAAACGCCTAGAGCTTTACTACGGGGACCGGGCGCTGGTTTACGTGCAAAACCCTCTCCTTCTCTCCCCCACCTCCTTGCCCCAACCCGACCTGGCCCTCCTCCGTCCCCGGGAAGACTTCTACCGAACCCGTCTCCCCCAGCCCGAGGACGTCCTATTGTTGGTGGAGGTAAGCCCCTCCACCCGGGAACTGGACGAAGGGGTGAAGCTCCCCCTTTACGCCCAGGCCGGCATCCCCGAGGTCTGGCTGGTGGGAACGGATACCCTGGAGGTCCACCGGGAGCCCAAGGGCAGCCGCTACCGCCTCCGCCTCCTCCTGGAGCTGGGGGAAGCGGTGGCGCCCCTCCTCCTGGGCGACCCACCCTTCCCCTTTGATCCTCCTAGAGGTACCCCGCCCGCCTAA
- a CDS encoding DHH family phosphoesterase: MDGNAPDPKYWEKMRLVAEVLKAVEGPIYIATHVDPDGDAIGSSLGLYRALKALGKDARWVAEPPRFLRFLPKEEEYSDPVEKLPPGATLVALDSAEPSRVVGVPVEGFVINIDHHGTNPRFGHLHVVDPSKAATAQMVKDLIDLLGVAWTAEIATPVLTGILTDTGNFRFANTTPEVLRVAAELVGYGVKLAELTDRLQFRPPSYFRLMGQVLSTVAFHFGGLLVTAHLPEEAKREEEDSDDFVGLIRYVEGSVVSVFLRKREEGVKVSIRSRGGVSAQNIALKLGGGGHVPAAGATLKGVDLDRAYELVLEAVQEELRRAGYL, from the coding sequence GTGGACGGGAACGCTCCTGACCCCAAGTACTGGGAGAAGATGCGGCTTGTGGCCGAGGTCCTGAAAGCGGTGGAGGGCCCCATCTACATCGCCACCCACGTGGACCCCGATGGGGACGCCATCGGTAGCTCCTTGGGGCTTTACCGGGCCCTCAAGGCCTTGGGTAAGGACGCCCGCTGGGTGGCCGAGCCCCCCCGCTTCCTCCGCTTCCTCCCCAAGGAGGAGGAGTACTCCGACCCCGTGGAGAAGCTTCCTCCCGGGGCCACTTTGGTGGCCTTGGACAGCGCCGAGCCCTCGAGGGTGGTGGGGGTGCCGGTGGAGGGCTTCGTCATCAACATTGACCACCACGGCACCAACCCCCGCTTCGGCCACCTCCACGTGGTGGACCCCTCCAAGGCGGCCACGGCCCAGATGGTCAAGGACCTCATTGACCTCCTGGGAGTGGCCTGGACGGCGGAGATCGCCACCCCCGTGCTCACCGGCATCCTCACGGACACCGGCAACTTCCGCTTCGCCAACACCACCCCCGAGGTGCTCCGGGTGGCGGCGGAGCTCGTGGGCTACGGGGTGAAGCTCGCCGAGCTCACGGACCGCCTCCAGTTCCGCCCCCCCTCCTACTTCCGCCTCATGGGCCAGGTGCTCTCCACCGTGGCCTTCCACTTCGGGGGGCTCCTCGTCACCGCCCACCTCCCCGAGGAGGCGAAGCGGGAGGAGGAGGACTCCGACGACTTCGTGGGCCTCATCCGCTACGTGGAGGGGAGCGTGGTCTCCGTCTTCCTGCGCAAGCGGGAGGAGGGGGTGAAGGTGTCCATCCGTTCCCGGGGCGGGGTTTCCGCCCAGAACATCGCCCTGAAGCTTGGGGGCGGCGGGCACGTGCCCGCCGCCGGGGCCACGCTTAAGGGGGTAGACCTGGACCGGGCCTACGAGCTCGTTTTGGAGGCAGTCCAGGAGGAGCTTAGGCGGGCGGGGTACCTCTAG
- the tmpR gene encoding bifunctional dihydropteridine reductase/dihydrofolate reductase TmpR, with the protein MRVALVTGSAKGIGRAILLALAKEGFNVAVHYRTSEGLAEATRKEAEALGVKAIKVRADLTREEEVAGLVEEVRYHLGGIGVLVNNVGDYLYKPIEEVGLEEWRWIMDTNLTATFLLTQRVLPLMVAQGYGRIVNLGYAGATNPIARPHITPYAIAKMGVVLYTKAIAKRFAQAGITANVVAPGVAENSVSKPLQEIPMGRLALLEEVARAVLFFVREPYLTGQVLEVAGGWNL; encoded by the coding sequence ATGCGGGTAGCCCTGGTCACGGGAAGCGCCAAGGGGATTGGCCGGGCCATCCTCCTGGCCTTGGCCAAGGAAGGGTTCAACGTGGCCGTGCACTACCGCACCTCCGAGGGCCTGGCGGAGGCCACCCGGAAGGAGGCGGAGGCCCTGGGGGTAAAGGCCATCAAGGTGCGGGCGGACCTCACCCGGGAGGAGGAGGTGGCGGGCCTGGTGGAGGAGGTGCGCTACCACCTGGGGGGGATTGGGGTCTTGGTGAACAACGTGGGGGACTACCTCTACAAGCCCATTGAGGAGGTGGGCCTCGAGGAGTGGCGCTGGATCATGGACACCAACCTCACCGCCACCTTCCTCCTCACCCAAAGGGTCCTCCCCCTCATGGTGGCCCAAGGCTACGGGCGCATCGTGAACTTGGGCTACGCCGGGGCCACCAACCCCATCGCCCGGCCCCACATCACCCCCTACGCCATCGCCAAGATGGGGGTGGTTCTTTACACCAAGGCCATCGCCAAGCGCTTCGCCCAGGCGGGGATCACCGCCAACGTGGTGGCCCCCGGGGTGGCGGAGAACTCCGTTTCCAAGCCCCTCCAGGAGATCCCCATGGGGCGGCTCGCCCTCCTAGAGGAGGTGGCCCGGGCGGTGCTCTTCTTCGTCCGGGAGCCCTACCTCACGGGGCAGGTCCTCGAGGTGGCGGGGGGGTGGAACCTGTAG
- a CDS encoding NUDIX domain-containing protein: MEDRPQYPIPTVGALVAQGDKVLLVRTAKWRGLWGVPGGKVEWGERLEDALRREIREEVGLALQEVRFLLVQEALFSPEFHKPTHMLLFNYVAQGEGEVRPGEEILEWAWLPPEAALAYPLNTFTRRLLERYLEGPCG, from the coding sequence ATGGAGGATCGTCCGCAGTATCCCATCCCCACGGTGGGGGCCTTAGTGGCGCAAGGGGACAAGGTGCTCTTGGTGCGCACCGCCAAGTGGCGGGGGCTATGGGGGGTGCCGGGGGGAAAGGTGGAGTGGGGCGAGCGCCTGGAGGATGCCTTGAGGCGGGAGATACGGGAGGAGGTGGGGTTAGCGCTCCAGGAGGTCCGGTTCCTCCTGGTGCAGGAGGCCCTCTTTAGCCCGGAGTTCCATAAGCCCACCCACATGCTCCTTTTCAACTATGTCGCCCAGGGGGAAGGGGAGGTGCGGCCGGGCGAGGAGATCCTGGAGTGGGCCTGGCTTCCCCCGGAGGCGGCCCTCGCCTACCCCCTCAACACCTTCACCCGGAGGCTTTTGGAAAGGTACCTGGAGGGGCCATGCGGGTAG
- a CDS encoding CDP-alcohol phosphatidyltransferase family protein has translation MVPGAKERPVQEFLNALLFRPLAHLLVRLLLPTPVRPHHLVLLHTGLVLLAAWLLYQGEDLWAASLLQLKTVLDNADGQLARLRGEVSALGRYLDTEMDFLGNLALFLALALRTGEVERAVLAFLVFTLVQSFDFNLERLYREARGLPLPLEPEGPETPFLRLLRGVYALLFLPQDRAIRALEVSLQRRLGLDPVRFWDEGALAGVVNLGLTTQLLFLGVFLAFHQPGAYLTFVLLQALYLGLGYVWRIVRSIPSPRWGP, from the coding sequence ATGGTGCCAGGGGCGAAGGAAAGGCCGGTGCAGGAGTTCTTAAACGCCCTCCTCTTCCGCCCCCTGGCCCACCTCCTGGTCCGCCTCCTCCTCCCCACCCCGGTGCGCCCCCACCATTTGGTCCTCCTCCACACGGGCCTCGTCCTCCTGGCCGCCTGGCTCCTTTACCAGGGCGAGGACCTTTGGGCCGCCTCTCTCCTCCAGCTCAAGACCGTTCTGGACAACGCCGACGGGCAGCTTGCCCGGCTTAGGGGGGAGGTGAGCGCCTTGGGCCGCTACCTGGACACGGAGATGGACTTCCTGGGCAACCTCGCCCTCTTCCTCGCCCTGGCCCTGCGCACGGGGGAGGTGGAGCGAGCCGTCCTCGCCTTCCTCGTCTTCACCCTGGTCCAGTCCTTTGACTTCAACCTGGAAAGGCTTTACCGGGAGGCGCGGGGGCTTCCCCTTCCCCTTGAGCCGGAGGGCCCGGAAACCCCCTTCCTCCGCCTTCTCCGGGGGGTTTACGCCCTCCTCTTCCTTCCCCAGGACCGCGCCATCCGGGCCTTGGAGGTTTCCCTGCAAAGGCGCTTGGGCCTGGACCCCGTGCGTTTTTGGGACGAGGGGGCTTTGGCGGGGGTGGTGAACCTGGGGCTTACCACGCAGCTCCTCTTCCTCGGGGTTTTCCTCGCCTTCCACCAGCCTGGGGCGTACCTCACCTTTGTCCTCCTCCAGGCCCTGTATCTTGGCCTTGGGTACGTATGGAGGATCGTCCGCAGTATCCCATCCCCACGGTGGGGGCCTTAG
- the cmk gene encoding (d)CMP kinase, whose product MRGIVTLDGPSASGKSSVARRVAEALGVPYLSSGLLYRGAALLALRAGVDPRDEEGLLRLLGAHEVRLVPGRENRVLADGEDLTPFLHTLEVDRVVSEVARHPGVRAWVNARLKEVPPPFVAEGRDMGTKVFPEAPHKFYLTASPEVRARRRAKERPETYEAVLKDLLERDEKDKAQSAPAPDALVLDTSGMTLDEVVAWVLEHLKD is encoded by the coding sequence ATGCGGGGGATCGTGACCCTAGACGGGCCTTCCGCCTCCGGGAAGAGCTCCGTGGCGAGGCGGGTGGCGGAGGCTTTGGGGGTGCCCTACCTCTCTAGCGGCCTCCTCTACCGGGGGGCGGCCCTTTTGGCCCTGAGGGCCGGGGTGGACCCCAGGGACGAGGAGGGGCTTCTGCGGCTTCTTGGGGCCCACGAGGTGCGCCTCGTGCCGGGGCGGGAAAACCGGGTCTTGGCGGACGGGGAGGACCTCACGCCCTTCCTCCACACCCTCGAGGTGGACCGGGTGGTCTCGGAGGTGGCCCGCCACCCGGGGGTGAGGGCCTGGGTGAACGCGAGGCTCAAGGAAGTGCCCCCGCCCTTCGTGGCCGAGGGGCGGGACATGGGCACAAAGGTCTTCCCCGAGGCCCCCCACAAGTTCTACCTCACGGCAAGCCCCGAGGTTAGGGCGAGAAGGCGGGCCAAGGAGCGGCCCGAAACCTACGAGGCGGTGCTCAAGGACCTCCTGGAGCGGGACGAGAAGGACAAGGCCCAAAGCGCCCCCGCTCCCGACGCCTTGGTCCTGGACACCAGCGGGATGACCCTGGACGAGGTGGTGGCCTGGGTCCTGGAGCACCTTAAGGACTAG
- the aroA gene encoding 3-phosphoshikimate 1-carboxyvinyltransferase yields MDRAHLDLRPCGPLRGALRVPGDKSVTHRGLMLLALAEGEGRLFYPLKAGDTLSTARVLKALGAEIVEEGPHFRVRGRGLRLKEPEDVLDCGNAGTLMRLLLGILAGQEGVFAVLTGDSSLRRRPMGRVVEPLRAMGAQVDGREGGRRAPLAVRGGPLRGIRYALPVPSAQVKSALLLAGLFAEGVTEVEEPVPTRDHTERLFRHFGLPLRVEGNRVQTEKASPFPAKDLLVPGDFSSAAFFLVAALIVPGSEVVVEGVGLNPTRTGLLQVLSSMGADLEWQVLEGEAGEPVGYVRARYSPLKGVSVDPGLIPLMVDEVPVLAAAAAWAEGETFIPNLSELRVKESDRVAAIAHNLRALGVEVEEGPDWLRIRGGGVRGGEVEPFHDHRIAMAFAVAGLPVGVRVHEPEWAEISYPGFFRDLLGLCGGS; encoded by the coding sequence ATGGACCGCGCCCACCTGGACCTTAGGCCCTGTGGCCCCTTGCGGGGGGCCTTGAGGGTGCCCGGGGACAAGTCCGTGACCCACCGGGGCCTCATGCTCCTCGCCCTGGCGGAGGGAGAGGGAAGGCTTTTTTACCCCTTGAAGGCCGGGGATACCCTCTCCACCGCCCGGGTCCTGAAGGCCTTGGGGGCGGAGATCGTGGAGGAAGGCCCGCACTTCCGCGTGCGGGGCCGGGGCCTTCGCCTCAAGGAGCCCGAGGACGTCTTGGACTGCGGGAACGCCGGGACCCTCATGCGCCTCCTCCTGGGCATCCTGGCGGGGCAGGAGGGGGTCTTTGCCGTCCTAACCGGGGATAGTTCCCTCCGCCGCCGCCCCATGGGCCGGGTGGTGGAGCCTTTGCGGGCCATGGGGGCCCAGGTGGACGGGCGGGAGGGGGGGAGAAGGGCCCCTCTGGCGGTGCGGGGCGGTCCCTTGCGGGGCATCCGCTACGCCCTTCCCGTCCCCAGCGCCCAGGTAAAGAGCGCCCTCCTCCTCGCCGGCCTCTTCGCCGAGGGGGTCACGGAGGTGGAGGAGCCGGTCCCCACCCGGGACCACACGGAAAGGCTCTTCCGCCATTTCGGCCTGCCCCTGAGGGTGGAGGGGAACCGGGTCCAGACCGAGAAGGCCTCCCCCTTTCCCGCCAAGGACCTCCTGGTGCCGGGGGATTTCTCCTCCGCCGCCTTCTTCCTGGTGGCGGCCCTCATCGTCCCGGGCTCGGAGGTGGTGGTGGAGGGGGTGGGCCTAAACCCCACCCGCACGGGGCTCTTGCAGGTGCTTTCCTCCATGGGGGCCGACCTGGAGTGGCAGGTCCTGGAGGGGGAGGCGGGGGAGCCCGTGGGCTACGTCCGGGCCCGGTATAGCCCCCTCAAGGGGGTTTCCGTGGACCCTGGCCTCATTCCCCTCATGGTGGACGAGGTGCCCGTTCTGGCCGCCGCCGCCGCCTGGGCGGAGGGGGAGACCTTTATCCCCAACCTTTCCGAGCTCAGGGTGAAGGAGTCGGACCGGGTAGCCGCCATCGCCCACAACCTGCGGGCCTTGGGGGTGGAGGTGGAGGAGGGCCCGGACTGGCTCCGCATCCGGGGGGGTGGGGTGCGAGGGGGAGAGGTGGAGCCCTTCCACGACCACCGCATCGCCATGGCCTTCGCCGTGGCGGGCCTCCCCGTGGGCGTGCGGGTCCACGAGCCCGAGTGGGCGGAAATCTCCTATCCCGGCTTCTTCCGGGACCTCCTTGGGCTATGCGGGGGATCGTGA
- a CDS encoding BTAD domain-containing putative transcriptional regulator: MALAWQSPVYLERARLLDLLPEEVGFAVLLQAPAGFGKSVLAGQLSARLGMRTLWGSALLGEPRALLARGLGLPEEAPWGVILEALRAEPTLVVLEDLTGEEALSPLLRTLPCLLVLASRKPLPYPELPKLLAEGRLLRLGPEDLAFTLEEAKALFGGRGPWEEAHRATGGWPLPLFLSALTGKPPEAEALLQGLRESLSEGEFREGLLLAALPFLPQAHATPETESLFQKGLLRLTPEGFRLHDLMREMALRSLLPEVQKAVREAEGRLPPELLAEAYFASGLTEDLLALMEKPIPINLPAERLVAWEGLLRKGGKRARLRLGEALLQCGKKEGFPLLEALVEAEDPRLALIAMGHLAYYLAEPMLGKDLPRARAYLERGLALLERVPGELAGRFLNDVARVPYEEGKPEEAMGLLEEALRRLPPESPYRIAPLTNLAFLRFELQGDFLGRMAALEEALKKAHPANRPGQLRDLGRLYLLLGERERAKAYFRQAAEAPGNPLAALEAQMLLAHLEGDAETLARLVAQAELWENPYLVARGRALWAEVQGDPGLVEGLEGFLPRLTLALLKGDARLLPPYPEEREERLYWHAARYRLLGKEEDLQALLALTQAGGRLLPGLIPLERLPRNQPELARAYPLEEVLRSGWKEALLLRHAEIPPLRVEVLGRFRIEGPLGPVELKGKAKEVFALLLLGLPREEVAFALWPDLPEEAALNNLYVWLARLRKTLEPWGVATYLQEEGLVRVEADLFALERALAEERAEEALRLYREPLFPGLDHPLLDRKREEVYHRVRALFLQKGEPPYLERLLELDPLDEEALLPLVEACLQRGQRARALRFLESYRKRLWEELGERPSPRLQALLSRLLG, from the coding sequence ATGGCCCTGGCCTGGCAAAGCCCGGTGTACCTGGAAAGGGCCCGCCTTTTGGACCTGCTCCCCGAGGAGGTGGGCTTCGCCGTTCTCCTGCAGGCCCCGGCGGGCTTCGGCAAAAGCGTCTTGGCCGGGCAACTTTCCGCACGGCTTGGGATGCGCACCCTTTGGGGAAGCGCCCTCTTAGGGGAACCCCGGGCCCTCTTGGCGAGGGGCCTGGGCCTACCCGAAGAGGCCCCTTGGGGGGTCATCCTGGAGGCCTTAAGGGCCGAGCCTACCTTGGTGGTCCTCGAGGACCTCACCGGGGAGGAGGCCCTCTCCCCCCTCCTCCGCACCCTCCCCTGCCTCCTGGTCCTGGCGAGCCGCAAGCCCCTCCCCTACCCCGAGCTCCCCAAGCTCCTGGCCGAGGGCAGGCTTCTGCGCCTGGGGCCCGAGGACCTCGCCTTCACCCTCGAGGAGGCCAAGGCCCTCTTTGGGGGCCGGGGGCCCTGGGAGGAGGCCCACCGGGCCACGGGGGGGTGGCCCCTGCCCCTCTTCCTCTCCGCCCTCACGGGGAAGCCCCCGGAGGCGGAGGCCCTCCTCCAGGGCCTAAGGGAAAGCCTGAGCGAAGGGGAGTTCCGCGAAGGGCTTCTCCTGGCCGCCCTCCCCTTCCTCCCCCAAGCCCACGCCACCCCCGAAACGGAAAGCCTTTTCCAAAAAGGGCTTCTGCGGCTTACCCCAGAGGGGTTCCGCCTCCACGACCTCATGCGGGAGATGGCCCTGCGAAGCCTCCTCCCCGAGGTACAGAAGGCGGTGCGGGAGGCAGAGGGAAGGCTTCCCCCAGAGCTTTTGGCCGAGGCCTACTTCGCCTCGGGCCTCACGGAAGACCTCCTCGCCCTTATGGAAAAGCCCATCCCCATCAACCTCCCGGCGGAGCGCCTCGTCGCCTGGGAGGGGCTTTTGCGCAAGGGGGGAAAGCGGGCGAGGCTACGCCTGGGGGAAGCCCTCCTCCAGTGCGGCAAGAAGGAGGGGTTCCCCCTTTTGGAAGCGCTTGTGGAGGCGGAAGACCCCAGGCTCGCCCTAATCGCCATGGGCCACCTCGCCTACTACCTGGCCGAGCCCATGCTGGGAAAGGACCTCCCCCGGGCGCGGGCCTATCTGGAGAGGGGCCTCGCCCTTTTGGAAAGGGTGCCCGGGGAGCTTGCGGGGCGCTTCCTCAACGACGTGGCCCGCGTGCCCTACGAGGAGGGGAAGCCCGAGGAGGCCATGGGGCTCCTGGAGGAGGCCCTAAGGCGCCTGCCCCCCGAAAGCCCCTACCGCATCGCCCCCCTCACCAACCTGGCCTTCCTCCGCTTTGAGCTCCAAGGGGACTTCCTGGGGCGCATGGCCGCCCTGGAGGAGGCCCTGAAGAAGGCCCACCCCGCCAACCGCCCCGGCCAACTGCGGGACCTGGGGCGGCTTTACCTCCTCCTCGGGGAACGGGAGAGGGCCAAGGCCTACTTCCGCCAGGCGGCGGAGGCCCCCGGGAACCCCTTGGCCGCCCTCGAGGCCCAGATGCTCCTCGCCCACCTGGAAGGGGATGCGGAAACCCTGGCCCGCCTGGTAGCCCAGGCGGAGCTATGGGAAAACCCCTACCTGGTGGCCCGGGGAAGGGCCCTGTGGGCGGAGGTCCAGGGGGACCCGGGCCTGGTGGAGGGCCTGGAGGGCTTCCTCCCCCGCCTCACCCTGGCCCTCCTGAAGGGGGATGCCCGCCTCCTCCCCCCCTATCCCGAGGAACGGGAGGAGCGGCTTTACTGGCACGCCGCCCGCTATCGCCTTTTGGGGAAGGAGGAGGACCTCCAAGCCCTCCTCGCCCTCACCCAAGCGGGAGGGCGCCTCCTTCCCGGGCTCATCCCCCTAGAACGCCTTCCCCGGAACCAGCCCGAACTCGCCCGGGCCTACCCCTTGGAGGAGGTCCTGCGCTCGGGGTGGAAGGAGGCCCTCCTCCTCCGCCACGCCGAGATCCCCCCGTTACGGGTGGAGGTCCTGGGAAGGTTCCGCATAGAAGGCCCCTTGGGGCCGGTGGAGCTCAAGGGGAAGGCCAAGGAGGTCTTCGCCCTCCTCCTCCTAGGGCTTCCCCGGGAGGAGGTGGCCTTCGCCCTCTGGCCCGACCTGCCCGAGGAGGCCGCCCTCAACAACCTGTACGTGTGGCTTGCCCGGCTTCGCAAAACCCTGGAGCCCTGGGGGGTGGCCACCTACCTCCAGGAGGAGGGCCTCGTTCGGGTGGAGGCGGACCTCTTCGCCCTGGAAAGGGCTTTGGCGGAGGAAAGGGCCGAGGAGGCGCTCAGGCTCTACCGCGAACCCCTCTTCCCCGGCCTGGACCACCCCCTCTTGGACCGGAAGCGGGAGGAGGTCTATCACCGGGTACGGGCCCTGTTCCTGCAAAAGGGCGAACCCCCCTACCTGGAGCGCCTCCTGGAGCTAGACCCCCTGGACGAGGAGGCCCTCCTTCCCTTGGTGGAAGCCTGCCTCCAAAGGGGGCAGAGGGCCCGGGCCCTAAGGTTTTTGGAGAGCTACCGCAAGCGGCTATGGGAGGAGCTTGGGGAAAGGCCTTCGCCCCGCCTACAAGCCCTCCTTAGCCGCCTCTTGGGCTAG
- a CDS encoding class I mannose-6-phosphate isomerase, with translation MRPCPPKPVARIWGGSALGFGPGIGEVWLCEAPLLVKLLDPEAWLSVQVHPPHAYALAVEGKPGKYEAWYVLAPGEIVYGFRRPVAPAEVAARAKEGTLDEVLNRVQVRPGQVVYLPAGLVHALGPGVRVYEVQTPSDLTYRLYDYGRPRELHLEKALAVALLEPVPLPEVRPEPVEGGERLLATPFFDLFRYPLAGRLSLRAEAPLVLTLLEGEARLGGEVLKPPATLLLEAGEEAGWEGEGLLLGASPRGG, from the coding sequence ATGCGGCCCTGCCCGCCCAAACCCGTGGCCCGCATCTGGGGGGGAAGCGCCTTGGGCTTCGGCCCTGGGATCGGGGAGGTGTGGCTTTGCGAGGCGCCCCTTTTGGTGAAGCTCTTGGACCCCGAGGCCTGGCTCTCCGTCCAGGTGCACCCGCCCCACGCCTACGCCCTGGCGGTGGAGGGGAAGCCGGGCAAGTACGAGGCCTGGTACGTGCTCGCCCCGGGGGAGATCGTCTACGGCTTCCGCCGTCCCGTGGCCCCTGCGGAGGTGGCGGCGAGGGCCAAGGAGGGCACCCTGGACGAGGTCCTGAACCGGGTACAGGTGCGGCCGGGGCAGGTGGTCTACCTCCCCGCCGGCCTGGTCCATGCCTTGGGGCCCGGGGTGCGGGTCTACGAGGTCCAGACCCCCTCGGACCTCACCTACCGGCTTTACGATTACGGCCGCCCCCGGGAGTTGCACCTGGAAAAGGCCCTGGCCGTGGCCCTCCTGGAGCCCGTGCCGCTTCCCGAGGTACGGCCTGAACCCGTGGAGGGAGGGGAAAGGCTCCTCGCCACCCCCTTTTTTGACCTCTTCCGCTATCCCTTGGCGGGGCGGCTTTCCTTGCGGGCGGAGGCCCCCCTCGTCCTTACCCTGCTTGAAGGGGAGGCGAGGCTTGGGGGTGAGGTCCTGAAGCCTCCCGCCACCCTCCTCCTCGAGGCGGGGGAGGAGGCCGGTTGGGAGGGGGAGGGGCTTCTCCTTGGGGCTAGCCCAAGAGGCGGCTAA
- a CDS encoding SIS domain-containing protein, with product MRDLDREETYLVDRQGLALELRDLVGSGPVPQEAYPAPFAALAYGEGHFAAKALGLPDWTETGTLFLLEGGYDLGEASAMGLLAESGRVRVVRVGFRPGVDVYLPPSPLSPYRYLRFLLLAMGEEKALKEVDEALLLERRRLTPEVPLEENPAKFLAYTLLERLPLFYCPFFRPLEEAAQSLLARIGKSLSLTPPFSALEFFLTGLEARHEQGDPLAAVLLGGGEASALAKEILETRVDAIAKVPLPEGSRLAQAMALWYRLAWTAYYLALLYGTDPSDQEVLERLREIT from the coding sequence ATGCGCGACCTGGACCGGGAGGAAACCTATCTGGTGGACCGACAAGGGCTAGCCCTGGAGCTTAGGGACCTGGTGGGCTCCGGGCCCGTGCCCCAGGAGGCCTACCCCGCCCCCTTCGCCGCCCTCGCCTACGGGGAAGGCCACTTCGCTGCCAAGGCCTTGGGCCTGCCCGACTGGACGGAAACGGGCACCCTCTTCCTCTTGGAAGGCGGCTACGACCTCGGGGAGGCCTCGGCCATGGGCCTTTTGGCGGAGTCGGGGCGGGTTAGGGTGGTGCGGGTGGGCTTCCGCCCGGGCGTGGACGTCTACCTGCCCCCAAGCCCCTTGAGCCCCTACCGCTACCTGCGCTTCCTCCTCCTCGCCATGGGGGAGGAAAAGGCCCTTAAGGAGGTGGACGAGGCCCTCCTCCTGGAAAGGCGCCGCCTCACCCCCGAGGTGCCCCTGGAGGAAAACCCCGCCAAGTTCCTGGCCTACACCCTCTTGGAGAGGCTTCCCCTCTTCTATTGCCCCTTTTTCCGCCCCCTGGAGGAGGCGGCGCAAAGCCTCCTCGCCCGCATCGGGAAAAGCCTCTCCCTAACCCCGCCCTTTAGCGCCCTGGAGTTCTTCCTCACGGGCCTCGAGGCCCGCCACGAGCAGGGAGACCCCTTAGCGGCGGTCCTCTTGGGCGGAGGGGAGGCCTCGGCCCTGGCCAAGGAGATCCTGGAAACCCGGGTGGACGCCATCGCCAAGGTACCCCTCCCCGAAGGAAGCCGCCTGGCCCAGGCCATGGCCCTCTGGTACCGCCTGGCTTGGACCGCCTACTACCTCGCCCTCCTTTACGGCACCGACCCCTCGGACCAGGAGGTCCTGGAAAGGCTCCGGGAGATCACCTGA
- a CDS encoding endonuclease V, protein MEVPPFPRPESLEAAIALQKALAKRVVLSGSLEGTKLLAALDASHKRGRPLVAVALLYHLEKGPLFVGKGLVPEEALFPYVPGLLSFREAPAYLEALKSLPEAPEVLLVDGQGIAHPRGLGIASHLGVHLDLPSVGVAKSLLFGRLEKPLPQEAGSAVRLLAPDGRPIGYAYRSRTGVKPLYISPGHRVGLEEALAFVRRLPTRFRLPEPLRLAHLEAGRALAALD, encoded by the coding sequence ATGGAGGTGCCCCCCTTTCCCAGGCCGGAGAGCCTCGAGGCGGCCATCGCCCTGCAAAAGGCCCTCGCGAAGCGCGTGGTCCTTTCCGGAAGCCTGGAGGGCACGAAGCTCCTCGCCGCCTTGGACGCCTCCCACAAGCGGGGGAGGCCCCTGGTGGCCGTGGCGCTCCTTTACCATTTGGAAAAAGGCCCCCTTTTCGTGGGTAAGGGCCTGGTACCGGAAGAGGCGCTCTTCCCCTACGTGCCCGGCCTCCTTTCCTTCCGCGAGGCCCCCGCCTACCTGGAGGCCCTAAAATCCCTCCCCGAGGCCCCCGAGGTCCTCCTGGTGGACGGCCAGGGCATCGCCCATCCCCGGGGCCTGGGCATCGCCAGCCACCTGGGGGTCCACCTGGACCTCCCCAGCGTGGGGGTGGCCAAAAGCCTCCTCTTTGGCCGCCTGGAAAAACCCCTCCCTCAGGAGGCGGGAAGCGCCGTGCGCCTCCTCGCCCCCGATGGCCGCCCCATAGGCTACGCCTACCGGAGCCGCACTGGGGTAAAGCCCCTTTACATCTCCCCAGGCCACCGCGTGGGCCTGGAAGAGGCCTTGGCCTTCGTGCGCCGCCTACCCACCCGTTTCCGCCTACCCGAACCCTTGCGGCTCGCCCACCTGGAGGCGGGCCGGGCCCTGGCCGCCTTAGACTAG